A genomic region of Mycobacterium sp. Aquia_213 contains the following coding sequences:
- a CDS encoding sulfatase, whose translation MTGDNVLIVHWHDLGRYLGAYGHSDVSSPRLDRLAAESILFTRAHATAPLCTPSRGSLFTGRYPQSNGLVGLAHHGWEYRAGVQTLPQILSESGWYSALFGMQHETSYPKRLGFDEFDVSNSYCDYVVDKVQDWLRNDATARGGQPFLLTAGFFETHRPYPRDRYEPADSAAVDPPDYLPDTPEVRGDLADFYGAISTADAAVGRMLDTLAETGLDASTWVVFFTDHGPAFPRAKSTLYDAGTGIALLIRPPTPAKGAATPRVYDELFSGVDLVPTLLELLGLDVPAEIEGVSHAHALLAPDTPADPVRDQVYTMKTYHDSFDPIRAIRTKEYSYIENYVPRPLLDLPMDIEESPSGLAVAPYVKSPRPERELYDLRTDPTETTNLLIDGDSGMDAVAADLAVRLDDWRQRTGDVIPSDFAGTRIAMRYTETYLQVHHTTPTSRSAIAADRGVEE comes from the coding sequence ATGACCGGCGACAACGTACTGATCGTGCACTGGCACGACCTCGGACGCTATCTCGGCGCCTACGGTCACTCGGACGTCAGCAGCCCGCGATTGGACCGGCTCGCCGCCGAGAGCATCCTGTTCACCCGGGCCCACGCCACCGCGCCGCTGTGCACGCCGTCGCGAGGGTCGTTGTTCACCGGTCGCTATCCGCAAAGCAACGGGCTGGTCGGCCTGGCCCACCACGGCTGGGAATACCGGGCCGGCGTCCAGACCCTCCCCCAGATCCTGTCCGAATCGGGTTGGTATTCAGCACTTTTCGGCATGCAGCACGAGACGTCCTACCCAAAACGGCTGGGCTTCGACGAATTCGACGTGTCGAACTCCTACTGCGACTACGTGGTGGACAAAGTCCAGGATTGGCTGCGCAACGACGCTACGGCGCGGGGTGGACAACCGTTCCTGCTGACCGCGGGCTTCTTCGAGACGCACCGTCCCTACCCGCGGGACCGCTACGAGCCGGCCGACAGCGCGGCCGTCGACCCGCCCGACTACCTGCCCGACACCCCGGAGGTGCGCGGCGATCTCGCCGACTTCTACGGCGCGATCAGCACCGCCGACGCCGCGGTCGGCCGGATGCTGGACACACTGGCCGAGACGGGTCTGGATGCCAGCACCTGGGTGGTGTTCTTCACCGATCACGGCCCGGCCTTCCCGCGCGCCAAATCCACGTTGTACGACGCCGGAACCGGCATCGCCCTGCTCATCCGCCCGCCCACGCCGGCGAAAGGGGCCGCAACGCCCCGGGTCTACGACGAGTTGTTCAGCGGCGTCGACCTGGTGCCGACGTTGCTGGAGCTGCTGGGCCTCGACGTGCCCGCCGAGATCGAGGGCGTCTCGCACGCGCACGCCCTGCTCGCGCCGGACACGCCGGCCGACCCGGTGCGTGATCAGGTGTACACGATGAAGACGTATCACGACTCGTTCGATCCGATTCGGGCAATCCGCACAAAGGAATACAGCTACATCGAGAACTACGTGCCACGCCCGCTGCTGGATCTGCCGATGGATATCGAAGAGAGCCCGTCGGGTTTGGCGGTCGCGCCGTACGTCAAATCGCCGCGTCCGGAGCGGGAACTCTACGATCTGCGAACCGATCCCACCGAAACCACCAATCTGCTGATCGATGGCGATTCGGGCATGGACGCGGTCGCCGCTGATTTGGCTGTCCGCCTTGATGATTGGCGCCAGCGCACCGGCGACGTCATCCCCTCGGACTTCGCCGGCACCCGCATCGCGATGCGCTATACCGAAACGTATCTACAGGTCCATCACACGACCCCGACAAGCCGGTCGGCGATCGCCGCCGACCGCGGCGTCGAAGAGTAG
- a CDS encoding trans-aconitate 2-methyltransferase, which produces MWDPDVYLAFADHRSRPFYDLLSRVGAERARRVVDLGCGPGNLTKYLEKRWPGSAIEALDTSPEMVAAARERGIDASVSDLRDWKPKPDTDVVVSNAALHWVPDHSDLLLRWAGALPDRSWIAVQIPGNFETPSHAAVRAVARREHYAKTLKDIPFRVGAVVQPPAHYANLLMDAGCRVDAWETTYLHQLTGEHPVLEWITGTALVPVRERLDEAGWAQFREELIPLLDDAYPPRADGTTIFPFRRVFIVAEVGGAAGG; this is translated from the coding sequence ATGTGGGATCCAGACGTCTACCTGGCATTTGCAGACCATCGCAGCCGTCCGTTTTACGACTTGCTCTCGAGGGTGGGGGCCGAGCGGGCCCGCCGGGTGGTCGACCTGGGCTGCGGACCCGGCAACTTGACGAAGTACCTGGAGAAGCGCTGGCCCGGCTCGGCCATCGAGGCCCTGGACACCTCGCCGGAAATGGTGGCCGCCGCCCGGGAGCGCGGGATCGATGCCTCGGTCAGCGACTTGCGGGACTGGAAGCCAAAACCCGACACCGACGTGGTGGTCAGCAACGCCGCCCTGCATTGGGTTCCCGATCACTCCGACCTGCTCCTCCGGTGGGCCGGCGCACTGCCGGACCGATCGTGGATCGCGGTCCAGATTCCGGGTAATTTCGAAACTCCCTCGCATGCCGCGGTGCGGGCCGTGGCGCGCCGCGAACACTATGCAAAGACCCTGAAGGACATACCTTTCCGCGTCGGCGCGGTGGTCCAGCCGCCGGCACACTACGCCAACCTGTTGATGGATGCGGGATGCCGCGTCGATGCCTGGGAAACGACGTACCTGCACCAGCTGACCGGGGAACACCCAGTGCTGGAATGGATTACCGGCACCGCGCTGGTTCCGGTGCGTGAGCGACTCGACGAGGCGGGCTGGGCGCAGTTCCGCGAGGAACTCATCCCGCTGCTGGACGACGCTTACCCACCCCGGGCCGACGGTACGACGATCTTCCCGTTCCGGCGGGTGTTCATCGTCGCCGAGGTCGGTGGCGCCGCCGGCGGATAG
- a CDS encoding alpha/beta hydrolase family protein codes for MATDTDPIDPPIPVPDVPGADVPPGADGLPPLSALSVHDRGVVAASALGDIALRTWVSSLLAATAAPVVVATSLRHTKSGSERSNLNFYAELAAEHDPAKSFPAPSELPRVSSRPAGPVARWIARGTVDNISFPSSFTAVNPAMRERWNSWGSNNIVRAQHWRHDDGPRPTLCVIHGFMGSSYLANGRFFSMPWYYRSGYDVLLYTLPFHGQRAEKWSPFSGFGYFAGGLSGFAESMAQAVHDFRSIVDYLRHTGVDRIALTGISLGGYTSALVASVDDRLAAVIPNCPVVTPATMFDQWFPANKLVGLGLGLSSIDRDELSAGLAYHCPLNYQPQLPKDRRMIITGLADRMAPPGQAVMLWEHWDRCALHWFPGSHVLHVSQLDYLRRMTGFLHGFMLD; via the coding sequence GTGGCGACCGACACAGATCCGATCGATCCGCCCATTCCAGTTCCCGACGTTCCCGGTGCCGATGTGCCACCCGGCGCCGACGGATTGCCCCCGCTTTCGGCATTGTCGGTGCACGACCGCGGGGTGGTCGCGGCGTCGGCTCTCGGCGATATCGCATTGCGCACCTGGGTCTCGTCGCTGCTGGCCGCGACGGCCGCGCCGGTCGTGGTCGCCACCTCGTTGCGCCACACCAAATCCGGTAGCGAACGCAGCAACCTGAACTTCTACGCCGAGCTGGCGGCCGAACACGACCCGGCGAAGTCGTTTCCGGCTCCCTCCGAACTGCCACGGGTATCGTCGCGGCCCGCCGGTCCGGTCGCGAGATGGATCGCCCGCGGCACCGTCGACAACATCTCGTTTCCCAGCAGCTTCACGGCCGTCAACCCCGCGATGCGCGAGCGGTGGAATAGCTGGGGGTCCAACAACATCGTGCGCGCCCAGCATTGGCGCCACGACGACGGACCGCGTCCCACGCTGTGCGTGATCCACGGCTTCATGGGCTCGTCGTATCTGGCGAACGGCCGCTTCTTCTCGATGCCGTGGTATTACCGGTCCGGCTACGACGTCCTGCTGTACACGTTGCCGTTTCACGGTCAGCGCGCCGAAAAGTGGTCGCCGTTCAGCGGTTTCGGCTATTTCGCCGGCGGGCTCAGCGGGTTCGCCGAATCGATGGCCCAGGCCGTGCACGACTTCCGTTCCATCGTTGACTATTTGCGTCATACCGGCGTCGACCGCATTGCGCTGACCGGCATTTCGCTGGGCGGCTACACCTCCGCACTGGTGGCCTCGGTCGACGACCGGCTGGCGGCCGTCATCCCCAACTGCCCGGTCGTCACACCGGCGACGATGTTCGACCAGTGGTTCCCCGCCAACAAACTGGTCGGCCTGGGGCTTGGGTTGTCCAGCATCGACCGCGACGAACTAAGCGCCGGGCTGGCCTACCACTGCCCGCTGAACTACCAGCCGCAGCTTCCCAAAGACCGGCGGATGATCATCACCGGCCTCGCCGACCGGATGGCTCCGCCGGGGCAGGCCGTCATGCTCTGGGAGCACTGGGATCGCTGCGCGCTGCACTGGTTTCCGGGCAGTCACGTGCTGCACGTGAGCCAGCTGGACTATCTGCGCCGGATGACCGGCTTCCTGCACGGATTTATGCTGGACTAG
- the eccE gene encoding type VII secretion protein EccE, with protein MSSISIPGSARITLAALAVVPAALAYPWHSTRAYWLLGIAVVAVIVLFGWWRGLHFTTILRRRLAIMSRGSNRTDEPDPQSVDAAKTTALVRIGPSSADGAVLPLELIARYLDRYGIRADKVRITSRDNASDASRRETWVGITVAAADNLPALQARSSRIPLYETAEVAARRLADHLREIGWEAHTVAPEDVPRWVTAKARESWRAVQRGTSDFVAAYQIVVDAGLPATLEAIRSHPARETCTALEIVGTRSGDQNTVAAACAFLTDAPPEGAAPVAGLIPQRGNQAPALAALDLLSTQRLDGHTDPPADLLASLDWPTPVTGVHRAARTEAASPA; from the coding sequence GTGAGCTCGATCTCGATCCCGGGGAGTGCCCGAATCACCCTGGCGGCGTTGGCGGTAGTGCCCGCGGCGCTGGCCTACCCCTGGCACTCGACTCGCGCCTACTGGCTACTCGGCATCGCCGTCGTAGCAGTGATCGTGTTGTTCGGCTGGTGGCGTGGACTGCATTTCACCACGATCCTGCGGCGCCGGCTGGCCATCATGAGCCGCGGTTCCAACCGAACCGACGAGCCCGACCCTCAATCCGTCGATGCCGCAAAGACAACCGCGCTGGTGCGGATCGGCCCGTCCAGTGCCGACGGCGCGGTGCTCCCGCTGGAGCTGATCGCGCGGTACCTGGATCGCTACGGCATCCGCGCCGACAAGGTCCGTATCACCAGCCGCGACAACGCATCCGACGCCTCACGCCGCGAGACGTGGGTTGGTATCACGGTGGCGGCCGCCGACAACCTGCCGGCACTGCAGGCGCGTTCGTCGCGCATCCCGCTGTACGAGACCGCCGAGGTCGCCGCGCGGCGGCTGGCCGACCACCTTCGCGAGATCGGTTGGGAAGCCCACACTGTCGCGCCGGAGGACGTGCCGCGCTGGGTGACGGCCAAGGCCCGGGAGAGCTGGCGTGCGGTGCAGCGCGGCACCTCGGATTTCGTTGCCGCATACCAGATCGTCGTCGACGCGGGCTTGCCCGCGACGCTGGAGGCGATCCGGTCGCATCCGGCCCGCGAGACGTGCACCGCGCTCGAGATCGTCGGCACGCGGTCGGGAGACCAGAATACGGTCGCGGCCGCGTGCGCCTTCCTCACCGATGCTCCGCCGGAGGGCGCCGCGCCGGTCGCCGGACTGATCCCGCAGCGCGGCAACCAAGCGCCGGCGCTGGCGGCGCTGGATCTGTTGTCCACGCAACGACTTGACGGCCACACCGACCCGCCCGCCGACTTGCTGGCCAGCCTCGACTGGCCGACGCCGGTCACGGGCGTCCACCGCGCGGCGCGAACCGAGGCGGCTAGTCCAGCATAA